In the Dictyostelium discoideum AX4 chromosome 6 chromosome, whole genome shotgun sequence genome, TGGAGAGATTTTAGCAGTGATcggaaaaattattttaatccCAAATTCTGAAAAATGTcatgatgttgatgaaaaTACTTTAAGCAATAACAAATTGAACGAAGAAATGGAAAAGAATGAACCACAAAATTCCTCTCcctcttcatcatcaaccaccacaaccacaactaccACAACTACCACCACAACATTATTTCTCAAACTGCTAGTATAATCACAAATGATTGGTAGTTAAATCATACAAAAATATTCAtccattcattcattcattcattcattcattcattcatccGCTCGCTCAGATTCATTAACAACTAATCAATCACTCACTTGCCCATCACTCGAAAGCTTTTCTTTTTacacatataaaaaaaaaaaaaaaaaaaaaaaaaaaagaaaacatgACAATTGTCCATATACGCTACCCCCCTCATCCACAatccaattcaaattaaaaatttttaatttatataatttattaaaacggaattattgaattattattttattttaaattgtttaaaccaaaaaaaaaaaaaaaaagaaaaaaagaaaaaaaaaaaaaaaatattgatcactttttaaatcttatttatagtatttttttatttgtttatttatttattttttaaaatttaaattatttcattatttttaaataaatcttttaaagcATAAAAAGTTGCAGATCTTTTAGAAacatttgaataaaattggGTATTAGTGATTGAAATATTACAATCCTCTAAAAGATAAAGAGATAATTGTAAATGGTTATTACTTAAAGCACGATAGAGTATTTCAcgtaattgaatttgatcgAAAATACtttttgaatcatttgatctttttgaaaatattgatttataaCCATTATCAACCAAAGCTTTAAATAATCTAATATGACCCTTTGTTGCTTCTTTTTCCAATAAACCTCTAAGATAATTTgcaaaacaaattttatcgccattatttaaaattacatcTGGATTGTTACCAGttatggttgttgttgttttttttgttggtgttgttggtgttgttgttggtgttgttggtgttgttgtttcaGTTGTAGCCGAATGAAAATTTGGTAAAcctaatttaataaaatcattaatgaaACCTTTACATTCAGTATCTTCAATAGTATTgaaaatttcttttgatttttttgaagCATGAGAATAACCAataccaaaataataatatttttcatCAAAAGAGAGTGGACTGAAATGATAACTATTTGGTAAAGCATTTCTGTTGTAGAATAACCATCTTTGAACTgcaattacaaaataataatttggacAGTCTCTGTTTGGTAGATAGGGTCTATTATTGCCAGAATTTCTATCTAGAGTTATAGAGTAAAGATAGGTAAAATCCAATACTGAATTGACGCCTTTATAGCTAACTATATGAGAATTTGTGAAAACAACACCTTTACTATCACCACAACCTTTTGATAGAGGTGATTGAAGATAATCTATAAATGTTTTCAATACTAAACCCATTGAATTGAATTGGCaagtatttaattttggtggGAGTGGTACTTTGAAAACTATATCTCTTTTAAGCAATGGCGATGGTGGTGCTGTTGGtactgataataataatgatttatacTTTTCAACTAAATCCAATCtacaattataaataaatgcTGTAATTGGCAATactttactattattttttaaacaattattaaaaacaaattccaATACTTTTTCTGAtctaataaaatgaaattcagTATGAAAACTTGGATTACCACCAACACTGGTTGAAACTCCGATTcctatttcatttttatgttcaatttttaacattggtttatttaattgatcataTGCTAATTCTATCAATTCTAAATCATCATATAATAAAACTTGTTCAaagaaaatgtaaatatGATTATCTCCATATTTCTTTTGGAGTGTTACAATATTAAGATATTTGCAAATGTCTTTaatgaattgaatttgattttcttttttattttgaaattgaaagagAATTGGTATATTTCCAACAAATGATTTATCTTCAAAAATTACATTTCGAATAGTTGAACAAATAGTTGATCTTGAAACTTCTTTAAACAATTCTATATCACCAAATCTAAATGAATGCAATAATAAATCTGAATGTTTTATATTACGTGATATATTTACTTTTTCACCTGCTAACAATGAATAAAATTCATTTCCTTCAAAAAAACTATGGCCATAAAACAAtcctaataattttaaaattgattttaatttatttttattatcactattatattgataataaacaaaatcaaatatcttttgatttctttcaattttagttattgattcaattgtttctttaaattcttttaaactTGGAAATATAGGTGTaatctttcttttaatttttttattacaaccaccaccattactatcttttttttcttttttttcttttttttcttttttttcttttttttcttttttttctctttttctttcaaaTTCACTTTCGCTTTCACTACTACTATCACTTTCACTATTATCatgattatcttttttttcttccttttcttctttttctctttcgCTTTCACTACTATCACTGTCACTATCACTACTACCACTGCTACtatcattatcttttttttcttttttttcttttttttctttttcattttcattttcacttTCACTTTCACTTTCACTTTCACTTTCACTTTCACTTTCACTTTCGCTATCACTACTACTATcatttttacttttacttTTACTATCacctttcttttttaattttttaaaaataatattttgataaaaacCTTTTGGTTTTACTTTTAAATGAATCATAGATTcacatatatttattaaatctttaataagTAATGATTCTTGGATTGGacaaaattttgaaattttttcaaatctaAGTGGTGTCACAGCTGCTGGTTTTATATGGTATCTGTTAATCATAAAGTTAATGAATTTAGCACGTTTTCTAAAACAGTATCCAAATATTGATTTccaaaattcattttctgtgaatggtaatttaaatttatctatactatttttattggtattattactattatttttattattattattattattttcattattatttgaattttcaaaaagattcatcatatatttaaatgttttataaCTACCATCTTCGATTGATTGAATAATATTATCGGTAGTtggtttataattattttcttcaactaatgattttaatgcaCCAATGCAatcagattttaaaatattttcaacagTATAATCAATACTGAATAATGATATCTTTggataaaatttaaaaaagctTGTATAGAATTTTTTATCATCTTTAATTGCTGAAAATAAAtctgataatgatttttcaaaacctgttaaatattgatttctATAAACTTTGTCTTTTAacaattcaatttcattacatTCAATCATGCGACTAACATTAAAAACTTCATCATATCTTAATGAATGTTTACCTGtacataatttatttataatttgtctatttaaatatttatttctaaaaattttccaaaataatcTTTCACCATCACTCAttagttgttgtttttgttgttgttgttgattcttctctgttgttgttgttgttgttgttgttgttgttgttgttgttgttgttgttgttttcaATTTAATAGATTCTCTAATTCTTTCTAaaatatctaattttttacCACCCAATTGTTGAACACCATACTTTGTTTTTGCGATTTTTGCTattgttttatattttttagtttCTAATTCTTTCATTATTGTATCtatatctttttctttttctaaaccACAATCCATATTTTGACTACCATTTTcgttttcattttcattttcaaccTCTTCTTCTATGATAatctctttattattattgttttttttattatttaatttttctctTGTTGAaagttttgattttaattcttgattttctttttttaatttttctataacatttaataattctttttctctcTTAGAAATACCCATTTTTAACAGAaataaagaaacaaaaaaaaaaaaaaaaaatatgttgttaaaagaaaattaaaaaaaaaaaaaaaaaaaaaaaaaaaaaaatataatttaaaaaaataaaatgttttttttagtatttgagctaaaattataatagattttttttttcctaattttttcttatttttttttttatttattttatttataaaattttattttttttaattaataaatctaaaatattaaatccaaatctttcaaaatgatttggtttattataataaatccaccttgaaattaaaattttaatataaaattttagtcTTGGGTGAccataaaaactaaaatagaATGGTCCTTTTTGATTTGTAAATTtatgattaattaaataaataaaatcagaaattgattttaaattatttaaaccaaagaaatgttcatttttaaaaattacatcatcaccatcactatCACTACAACCATTTGAAAGTGATGGtgaatttattaaaccaATCATTGCTTTCATTGCAATAGTAATTGAATAAAGTCTATGAGAATAACAAATTGGTGGatctaatttaaatgatggttcaatatttgatatttcttgtgacgatgatgatgatgatgatgatgataataataatgatttatacTTTTCAACTAAAATCTAATCTTCcattataaatgaaattggtaattggtaattttttattacaattttttaaacaatttttaaaaataaattccaaCACTCCTTCTTACCTAATAAAATTCAGTTTtacattcttttttattactattagtaCTTGCTCTATAAATATcttgatttataaattcaatttttaacaTTGGCTTATCTAATTGTTTATATGCTAATTCTATTAACTCTAAATCATCATACAATAAAActtgattaaaaataaaatttaaataatttgaattatttttaaccaATTGGCAAACTTGTTTAATAAATtcgattttattatttaaattattttcaaattgaaaTAACATTGGTTTAAATCCATCATTTGAAACAGGTtcataaaaatcaaaaaaacaatttataaattaaaacattactttaaataatttaaaatttccaaaCTTAAATGAATtcttaaataattgatttcttCTAGGTTCATTACTTTTATATGAATaatatctattattatttaataacatTGAATagaattcatcatcatttgaattacaattttcaaaatacaTTATGCAACTACAcatgaattttaaaatgtagTTATGGTGATCCATTTCCTTAATTTGTGGAAATATAGGTGTAACTCTgtttgtaaaattattattagatctAGTTCTTTATTTGGAAGGAAATGGTGTAATGAATTTCTTATCAAACAAAGAAAttcataatattaataattgtaatagtaataagaataaagttcattaacaattaaacaataataattaaaataattatttatttatttagtttaaTGTATTTTCAGTCGactgaaaattaaaaaacagaaaaaaattaagctATTTTTGATTCACGGTTTacagatttctttttttttttttttaatattggattAACAAGATTGATATATGTCCATCTGTGTTAATATACAGATTtcatattatattaattgtgTTTAAATGTGATCAAAAAGGAATCGAACATGCGTTCCTGTTAAATTTTCTATAAAATTATCGCCTAGACATGGGATCGAACCATGGACCTAGCGGTTAACAGCCGCTCGCTCTGCCTACTGAGCCATCCAGGCATTTTTGATGTGAATTGAtgaaatattgaaaattttatatgGAATAATAAAAACGTCCATAAATTCTGCCTCTATCATCACAGCAATTTATAACATACcgtctattttttaaatttaattttggaattTTATAAGAACCATAATAATTCATAAAATgagaattatataaataatacgGTGGATAAAATGTAAcaccatttttaattgttggttctgaatcttcaatattattaattctatcATTTATTGTTACATCTTTATCATACTTTTGATATAAATGTGGGCATTgatctaaaattttttgattttcttcattgtttgaatcaaaatataatttaacttCTGCTTTATCTCTTGAGGAAAACattttatatgtatattatttatttaattttttatttttttatttttttatatgtggCGTCACCTAACATGTTTGGCATTGAGTTGACACCAGAGACAATAGAACAAAGTGTGGTGGTGTATAATACACCATATATGAGAGAAATGTACCGGTCCAACTTAATCTAACTGAATGGATCACACTCATAGAAGATATGGTAAATTAATTCCAGAGAGTGTGTTAGTTTGgcaacattatttttaatgccATTGTAAATATTGGAGCACCCGAATGTTTTattccaaaattaataaaaatgattaaaaggaaaaaaagataaattataaaaatacaatattaaaaatgaaaaactaACCAATAAAAcacaaaataatagtaaaacaagtaatataaaaaaaataaaaaaataaaaaaaaatgtttttttatattattattaccatttccccatttcttttttttttttttttttattcataatatttaaaaatcatttatacAATTCTCTATATTATTCTctttaaaaaacataaatctttttttatcattttgattCTCTTGAAagtgttgttttaatttatcattttccaATACCCAATCTACACCAAAACAAGCACCTCTCATAGCGGTTTCAGTGGTCTTCCAACTGAATCTAATGAAATTAGGATACCCAAATACCTTATCTCTATTCTTGACTAACCATTTCTTTGAGAGAGGATCACTAGGATAACCAGATCCAAAATCTGTAGATAATTGTTCATCTTGatcataaatatttaaataatcgaaatttttatttgtaatttcaaAGTCTCTAACCACTTTAGCAGCAATACTTGCAGCACTAACGATTGGATATAAACTATCGGCTTTCTTTGAAACAATGATTTTACCAATCTCTGGAAACAATTTCTTTAAcattaattgatatttatCTGGTGGTCCAACTGTATCCAAATATAACTCTTGAACATTGACTCCCTTTTTCAAAACGGATCTAATTAATCCTATTGCAGATTCATGTGATATAACATTCAATGATATTGGTTTCTTATATAACATTTTCTCTGATAATATCTCTGCAGTAATTACATCTGTTTCATAtgctaaaattttatttgattctcccattttatcaaataattgatCTCTTTGTTGTTCTgttaatttctttgaatctttaattttttttttttttttttttttttttttttttatgaattcAAAGTTAAAATGTATTTCATAgattgtgtgtgtgtgtttgtgtgtgttttttaatatttaccattaaatttcattgattttaaagttGTAGATTTCGAAATTGGTGCATAACAACAACCATATACCATTGGACCCATTACTGGTCCTCTACCTGCTTCATCAATACCCATTACAAAAGGTTCTGATTTATCAACTGATGAATCTAATTCTGtcaaatatattattttattatccattcttttatatatatgtatttgatttttgatttttttacatgaaactatttttaaattgaaaatgaattattatttttttttttttttttttttaaattttttgaaaaaacaatgaaattagatttttcgttttattttttatttttttttttttattaatttaatttcatttcctgaattgaaataaaatataatgataaaaacaattgttaatcaaacaattttaaataaaaattttataaataaaaatgtgtataataatataaataaatgttatcatcatcatcattatacaacaacaactacaaacACAACAACAGATAAATCAAGAcagaaattattttcatttggatcgtttgataatttaaaattgggaGTACCaggtaataatgataaactaATTCCAACACAAATTACACATTTACCaccatttttaaagattaaaCAATTTGGTAGTTCATGGTTAAATTCATTCTTATTAACAGAtgaacaaaatgaaaatgatccAACCATTTCAAATAAAGTTTATATGTGGGGTACAAATAAATCTGGAAATATGTCATTACCATCGGAACAATATAGATTTCCAACTACtatagatttattaaaaaatacatttGTTGAAAAAGTTATTGGTGGTAGATCATTTACTTTAGTTTTAACAAGTATGctgttaaattaattttataaaatatataaatgtcaataatatattcaaatattaatatataataataataataataatttaggaGATGGTAAAGTTTTAGGATttggtgaaaataattttggacAATTAGGATTAGGTGATACTAGAAATAGAACAGCACCAACTCCAGTTGaaacattaaataatcaacatattattgatattggaGTTGGATTAGATCATTCAATCGCAGTCACTAAAGCAGGACATGTATTTGGATGGGGATATAATGTTGAAGGTCAAATTGGACAAAAGGTAGTGGAATATACAAGAATGAATAGTACAACAGAGGTAATGGATGGAGAGGAGGAAGGAGGAGCCGGTAGTCTTAGGGAACAAATGATACCAGATGTTGAATATACTCTACCAACATTGGTACCAGGTTTAGagcaaattaaaatttcaaatgttttTTGTGGTTATGATAGCACTTTCCTTTTATCAGCACGTGGTAACGTTTATTCATTTGGTTCTAATGAAATTGGTACACTAGGTTTGGGTTCCGAATTAAAGGGTAGAGTTACAAAACCAactaaaatcaaattcactGAAACAAATGAAAAGATTAAACAACTATCAAGTGGTGCATCACatacattatttttaaccaGTGGTGGTAATGTTTATTCATGTGGTTGGGGTACTGAGGGTAGATTAGGATTAGGTATGGATACTTCAAATCGTGATTCTCCAactcttttaaaatatttcaatcaaaataaaattaaaattgttaaagTTGCTGCTGGTGGTTCTCATTCAATGGCTTTAGATGACCAAGGTAGAGTTTATACCTGGGGTAATGGttcaaatggtaaattaGGTCATGGTAATGAATCTGATGAAAATTTaccaaaacaaattaatttctttagtCATTCAAAtgttattgatatttttgCTGGTATTGATAATTctttagttttaattaaagaataaaataaataaaataaaacatttaaaaatgaaattttagtttttattaaataaataattttttaattttatttttgttgttgttttaaatcaCTAACTTGTTGTcttaaatttttgatttcatcaattaataaagaaattgattgattaaattGAGTTGAAATATTGTGAgttattttcttttcaacatcatcaagtAATTTAGCATGTTGATCGATtgattcttcttttttacGATTAGCATTTTCAATACCTTGTAGTGACATTGACATTTCAATTGGAAAGAAAGAGATATAACTACGATTTGTAATACCATCGGCTATACTACATTCCAGTTCActtaattgattcatttgattATTGGTACATCTTTCTTTGAGATAAGCGAAAAAGTAGAGATAATGCCATTTGTTATGGTCATCTTCGATATGTTTTTTAAACTCTATTGAATTCTTTTGGAAAGTTTCTCTCTCGATTGAACAAATGAAACAAACATTTGATTTGTAATCTTCAGTCTCTGCTCTTTGATCACGAAGTTGACCAAATGTATCGACGATAATACCCAAGATTACATTTAAGAGTATAAGTGAAATTACAACATAAAAAGCAACATTAAAAACTGTCCAACCAATGATTCTAGCTGAAACGGTATTACTTGTTTTTATTGGCTCCAAAGTTGGTGAACCTGTTGAATCGGTTGTATTTAAATAGTTATTTGGGAAattgtatttaataaattgaattaattgaccTTGTGATGGTACACCATAATAAAGATTTGTAATAAAACATTGTAGTAATGAACCACACATATATTcactatcatcatctttataATGTTCTTGAAACCAAAcgaatgaaaatattgacaataaataaatggcttgtaaaataaatacaCCCATAACTAATAATGTCTTTTTATTCATTGTAATGGCTTTTAATACAAGTGAAAGTGCTTTAGTATTCAAACTAAATTGAAATATATGAAATGCAAAAAAGTATGGACTATATATAATACCAAGTACTGAACAAATAACTgctaatatattataaactGCTTTTAAATCTgtcattaaaaattttgcATTTAATggtataaatttatatttaaatgtttGTCTTAATGAatgctaataataataataattataaaaaaaaacaatattaatattgttaataaaattaataataaaattatttattattatattattttttcataaaaa is a window encoding:
- a CDS encoding regulator of chromosome condensation domain-containing protein (Similar to RCC1); protein product: MIKTIVNQTILNKNFINKNVYNNINKCYHHHHYTTTTTNTTTDKSRQKLFSFGSFDNLKLGVPGNNDKLIPTQITHLPPFLKIKQFGSSWLNSFLLTDEQNENDPTISNKVYMWGTNKSGNMSLPSEQYRFPTTIDLLKNTFVEKVIGGRSFTLVLTRDGKVLGFGENNFGQLGLGDTRNRTAPTPVETLNNQHIIDIGVGLDHSIAVTKAGHVFGWGYNVEGQIGQKVVEYTRMNSTTEVMDGEEEGGAGSLREQMIPDVEYTLPTLVPGLEQIKISNVFCGYDSTFLLSARGNVYSFGSNEIGTLGLGSELKGRVTKPTKIKFTETNEKIKQLSSGASHTLFLTSGGNVYSCGWGTEGRLGLGMDTSNRDSPTLLKYFNQNKIKIVKVAAGGSHSMALDDQGRVYTWGNGSNGKLGHGNESDENLPKQINFFSHSNVIDIFAGIDNSLVLIKE
- the rnaseh2a gene encoding RNase H2 subunit A, which translates into the protein MDNKIIYLTELDSSVDKSEPFVMGIDEAGRGPVMGPMVYGCCYAPISKSTTLKSMKFNDSKKLTEQQRDQLFDKMGESNKILAYETDVITAEILSEKMLYKKPISLNVISHESAIGLIRSVLKKGVNVQELYLDTVGPPDKYQLMLKKLFPEIGKIIVSKKADSLYPIVSAASIAAKVVRDFEITNKNFDYLNIYDQDEQLSTDFGSGYPSDPLSKKWLVKNRDKVFGYPNFIRFSWKTTETAMRGACFGVDWVLENDKLKQHFQENQNDKKRFMFFKENNIENCINDF